In the Euphorbia lathyris chromosome 5, ddEupLath1.1, whole genome shotgun sequence genome, one interval contains:
- the LOC136229323 gene encoding 3'(2'),5'-bisphosphate nucleotidase 1 — MISANGLSLSIFKPKTTIKPLFFYYKNNKISSSSSSSSSSLPFRPLSLFSSIMSYDKELAAAKKAASLSSRLCQKVQKDLLHSDVQSKSDQSPVTVADYGSQALISFVLQKEFPSEPFSLVAEEDAGDLRKDDARETLERITKLVNDTLASDGSYGLSTLTTEDVLRAIDCGKSEGGSHGRHWVLDPIDGTKGFVRGDQYAIALALLDEGKVVLGALGCPNLPLASIASTNQHPSQGEVGCLFFAQIGSGTYMQTLDSSSATKVEVSAIDNPEEASFFESYEAAHSMHDLSSSIAKKLGVKAAPVRIDSQAKYGALSRGDGAIYLRFPRAGYREKIWDHAAGCIVVTEAGGVAADAAGKALDFSRGRYLDVDTGIIVTNQKLMPSVLQAVRASIEERASSL, encoded by the exons ATGATTTCTGCAAATGGTTTAAGTTTAAGTATCTTCAAACCCAAAACCACAATAAAACCTCTCTTCTTCTACtacaaaaacaataaaatttcttcttcttcttcttcttcttcttcttcacttccttttaGGCCTCTTTCTCTGTTTTCCTCAATCATGTCTTACGACAAGGAGCTCGCTGCTGCTAAGAAGGCTGCCTCTCTCTCCTCCCGTCTCTGCCAG AAGGTGCAAAAGGATCTATTGCACTCAGATGTCCAATCAAAATCAGATCAAAGTCCTGTCACAGTGGCTGATTATG GCTCGCAAGCACTTATTAGTTTTGTGCTACAGAAGGAATTTCCATCTGAACCCTTCTCATTGGTAGCTGAGGAG GATGCAGGAGATCTTCGTAAAGATGACGCACGGGAAACTCTAGAGCGCATTACAAAACTTGTCAATGATACTCTAGCTAGTGATGGATCATATGGTCTCTCAACTTTAACCACTGAAGATGTACTCAGGGCTATTGACTGTGGTAAATCTGAAGGTGGTTCACATGGAAGACATTGGGTCTTGGACCCCATAGATGGCACTAAAGG GTTTGTAAGAGGAGATCAATATGCTATTGCCTTAGCATTGCTAGATGAAGGGAAAGTTGTATTGGGTGCATTGGGTTGTCCGAATCTTCCATTAGCTTCCATTGCCAGCACCAATCAACATCCATCTCAGGGTGAAGTTGGTTGCCTTTTCTTTGCTCAAATCGGTTCAGGAACATACATGCAAACACTGGATAGTTCATCCGCAACAAAG GTGGAAGTCAGTGCAATCGACAATCCTGAAGAAGCATCGTTCTTTGAATCATACGAAGCAGCACATTCTATGCATGACTTATCTAGCTCAATTGCAAAA AAACTTGGTGTAAAAGCAGCACCAGTAAGAATTGATAGTCAGGCAAAGTATGGTGCTCTATCTAGAGGGGACGGGGCGATATATCTGCGTTTCCCTCGAGCAGGTTATCGTGAGAAAATATGGGATCATGCTGCTGGATGTATAGTTGTGACAG AAGCTGGGGGAGTAGCAGCAGATGCTGCAGGAAAAGCATTAGATTTTTCTAGAGGAAGATATTTGGATGTTGACACAGGCATCATTGTTACCAATCAAAAGTTGATGCCATCTGTTTTGCAGGCAGTTAGGGCATCTATTGAGGAGAGAGCTTCATCCTTGTGA